From Coturnix japonica isolate 7356 chromosome 3, Coturnix japonica 2.1, whole genome shotgun sequence, the proteins below share one genomic window:
- the MANEA gene encoding glycoprotein endo-alpha-1,2-mannosidase — MARFRRRTCIILLLFILFICSIMMALKTLRPDRAGFGDPFGLGLLPELQQRTELLESKRSSLNKVQGDTVTQTSNMHAAVVNTMKASIPSANKLEGELSSPNYNFHVFYYSWFGNPQFDGKYIHWNHPLLPHWDPKIANNYPKGRHNPPEDIAANFYPELGSYSSKDTSVIEAHMKQMLSASIGVIALSWYPPGMADENGEPTDDLVPIILDYASKYNLKVTFHIEPYKDRDDRSMYHNVKYIIDKYGAHPAFYRHKTSTGRSLPMFYVYDSYVTIPEIWANLLTVSGSQTIRNTPYDALFIALLVEEKHKHDIHRSGFDGMYTYFATNGFSYGSSHHNWASLKAFCDSNNLMFIPSVGPGYIDTSIRPWNNHNTRNRVNGKYYETAFNAALLVRPEIISITSFNEWHEGTQIEKAVPKKTGQIVYLDYKPHKPNVYLELTQKWSEKYRKEKEQWLM; from the exons ATGGCAAGATTTCGCAGAAGAACATGCatcattttgttgctttttattttatttatttgctccATAATGATGGCTTTGAAGACTCTGAGACCTGACAGAGCTGGCTTTGGGGACCCATTTGGACTTGGTTTATTACCTGAGCTTCAACAACGGACAGAGCTCTTAGAGAGTAAACGAAGTTCCCTGAATAAGGTTCAAGGGGATACTGTAACACAGACCAGTAACATGCATGCTGCCGTGGTCAATACTATGAAAGCATCCATTCCTTCTGCGAACAAATTGGAAGGAGAGCTGTCTTCTCCTAATTATAACTTTCACGTGTTCTATTATAGTTGGTTTGGGAATCCACAGTTTGATGGTAAATACATTCATTGGAACCATCCGTTGTTGCCACATTGGGATCCCAAAATTGCAAACAATTATCCAAAGGGAAGACATAATCCTCCTGAGGACATTGCAGCCAATTTTTATCCTGAACTTGGATCTTACAGTTCCAAAGATACTTCTGTCATAGAAGCTCACatgaaacaaatgctttcagcttCAATTG gtGTAATAGCACTTTCATGGTACCCACCGGGTATGGCTGATGAAAATGGAGAACCAACTGATGATTTGGTGCCTATTATTTTGGATTATGCAAGCAAATACAATCTAAAG gtcACTTTTCATATTGAGCCCTACAAAGATAGAGATGATCGCAGTATGTACCACAATGTCAAATACATCATTGACAA ATATGGAGCCCATCCAGCCTTTTACAGGCATAAGACCAGCACAGGCCGATCTCTTCCCATGTTTTATGTTTATGATTCTTACGTAACAATTCCTGAAATATGGGCAAATCTGTTAACTGTATCTGGATCCCAGACTATTCGAAATACTCCATATGATGCGTTATTCATTGCTCTTCttgtagaagaaaaacacaaacatgatATTCACAGAAGTGGCTTTGATGGAATGTACACGTACTTTGCCACAAATGGGTTCTCTTATGGCTCATCTCATCATAATTGGGCAAGTTTAAAAGCCTTTTGTGACAGCAACAACTTAATGTTTATTCCAAGTGTGGGACCAGGATATATCGACACCAGTATCCGACCGTGGAACAACCACAACACCCGTAATCGTGTCAATGGAAAATATTATGAGACTGCCTTTAATGCAGCCCTTTTGGTGAGAccagaaattatttccattacaTCTTTCAATGAATGGCACGAGGGTACGCAGATTGAAAAAGCTGTCCCCAAAAAGACTGGACAAATAGTTTACCTTGATTATAAGCCCCATAAACCAAATGTTTACCTAGAGCTCACTCAGAAGTGGTCTGAgaagtacagaaaagaaaaagagcagtgGCTTATGTGA